In Treponema sp. OMZ 798, the following proteins share a genomic window:
- a CDS encoding fibronectin type III domain-containing protein, whose translation MEDKNFFAKKYFMVSLMFAACLNLFSQDGKVKNEVNTSESPEVKKNYIIGTEGKKTVFYQTLSWENVEGILHFEFELEKKEKSGKWIIVDKKKLNKNSLEVSLPHGNYRYRIKVINLLGQVDTVSADRYFDILLAFQPETSSVSPDAIYFDEDYSNIVNLSGKHFREETTFALQKEGGTPILGKIVEISPDGTKAKISFNMLRINPGQYRFVVTDPSGLKDSKQTIVFRFQKPLDIFLSGGYAFNGFAGNRVLKKYFKKDFAALSGILRFSLVPIKRSYGNFGFNLTGSGMYLRNKEDAYTLSAGFILTGIQAVYMKPIIRHLLNFDAHIGFGTAFMVDTKFVFTGLQSPSYWYWGPTMNFGTALQVYVYKKLYIELNVDHIIPFRKAFPKYIVQPSLSVGWEF comes from the coding sequence ATGGAAGATAAAAATTTTTTTGCTAAAAAATATTTTATGGTGTCCTTAATGTTTGCTGCTTGCTTAAACCTTTTTTCTCAAGACGGTAAGGTTAAAAATGAAGTTAATACATCGGAAAGTCCCGAGGTAAAGAAAAATTATATTATAGGCACCGAGGGAAAAAAAACTGTTTTTTATCAAACCCTTTCTTGGGAAAATGTAGAAGGAATCTTGCATTTTGAGTTTGAGCTTGAAAAAAAAGAAAAAAGCGGCAAGTGGATTATTGTGGATAAAAAGAAACTAAATAAAAATTCTCTCGAGGTTTCTTTGCCTCACGGTAATTATCGGTACAGGATAAAGGTTATAAATCTTCTGGGGCAGGTTGACACTGTAAGTGCAGACCGCTATTTCGACATCCTTTTGGCTTTTCAGCCTGAGACTTCATCCGTTTCGCCTGATGCAATATATTTTGATGAGGATTACAGCAATATTGTAAACCTTTCAGGTAAGCATTTTAGGGAAGAGACAACCTTTGCCCTTCAAAAAGAAGGCGGAACGCCGATTTTAGGTAAGATTGTGGAGATAAGTCCCGACGGAACTAAGGCAAAAATAAGTTTTAATATGTTGAGAATCAATCCGGGGCAATATAGATTTGTTGTTACAGACCCGAGCGGTTTAAAAGATTCAAAGCAGACGATTGTTTTTAGATTTCAAAAACCTTTGGATATTTTTCTTTCAGGAGGTTATGCCTTTAACGGTTTTGCAGGTAACCGCGTACTTAAGAAATATTTTAAAAAAGATTTTGCGGCCTTAAGCGGTATTTTAAGGTTCAGCCTTGTACCGATAAAGCGCTCTTACGGAAACTTCGGATTTAACCTTACCGGCTCGGGAATGTATTTAAGAAATAAGGAAGATGCATATACCCTGTCCGCAGGTTTTATTTTGACAGGCATTCAGGCTGTCTACATGAAGCCTATAATAAGACATCTTCTTAATTTTGATGCACACATAGGCTTCGGCACCGCGTTTATGGTAGATACAAAATTTGTTTTTACCGGCTTGCAAAGTCCTTCATATTGGTACTGGGGTCCGACAATGAATTTCGGTACAGCCTTGCAGGTTTATGTTTATAAAAAATTATATATAGAATTAAATGTCGATCATATAATTCCGTTTAGGAAAGCCTTTCCCAAATACATAGTACAGCCGTCGCTGTCTGTCGGATGGGAATTTTAA
- a CDS encoding adenylate/guanylate cyclase domain-containing protein has product MLKNEGLNEKVKFSIGAKLITIISILVIFSLGTITGLVSWFVGEDIQTMSEESNRTVNFQAGAAAEKELSSIKANAFLFLDVLNSTETGSGIAKQTANFYFERNPQVAAIAVTDSRMDKRLYRKLVSTNFFLSRELEPPVIDEFIEKEMETAIQAEKGISQVVNASPFFGEPILVLFYPYKEKGLDQSLIVFFSAETLSEHIGTGKLQTTYLVNNLGDILIHPDFELTKNGINVRDSKLFLEMREKGDMNRQILFTDKEGKKQFGAYKKLSIADLAVLTTAEADKVLEPVLRSTFKNVTLGVAVLALAILLIWFFSKSISSPVKVLAAAAGEIEQGNYELDLKAKTKDEIGLLTKSFVRMGKGLAERERLKDSFGRFINKEIAELAMKGELALGGETKETTIFFSDIRSFTAISEKLEPNEVVEFLNEYMTQMVECVNDTHGVVDKFIGDAVMAVWGAPTSAGSPKEDALNCIRAALRMRAALIIFNRGRGGDKKPIIRIGCGINSGPVVAGQIGSKKRMEYTVIGDAVNLASRTEALNKPLGTDILITENTYNLVKDKVFVEEMPSVTVKGKSAPLRMFAVINMPEETGIPGAGEKGPKSLAQIREKLGIPTPDLNKVDLNEDEKKYNIQAQNKQ; this is encoded by the coding sequence ATGTTAAAAAATGAAGGCTTAAATGAGAAGGTAAAATTCTCGATTGGTGCTAAGCTGATAACCATTATTTCGATTTTGGTTATATTTTCTCTGGGAACCATAACGGGACTTGTGTCTTGGTTTGTAGGTGAGGATATTCAGACCATGTCTGAAGAGAGTAATAGAACCGTTAATTTTCAAGCCGGAGCGGCCGCAGAAAAAGAGCTGTCTTCAATAAAGGCAAATGCTTTTTTATTCTTGGATGTCCTTAACTCGACTGAAACCGGATCAGGCATAGCAAAACAGACGGCTAACTTTTATTTTGAAAGAAATCCTCAGGTAGCGGCAATTGCAGTTACCGATTCAAGAATGGATAAACGTCTTTATCGAAAACTCGTTAGTACCAATTTTTTCCTTTCCCGTGAGCTTGAACCTCCGGTTATAGACGAGTTTATCGAAAAAGAAATGGAAACGGCTATTCAAGCCGAAAAAGGAATAAGTCAGGTCGTGAACGCTTCTCCTTTTTTTGGAGAACCCATACTTGTTCTTTTTTATCCGTACAAAGAGAAAGGCCTGGACCAGAGCTTGATAGTCTTCTTTTCTGCCGAAACCTTATCCGAGCACATAGGTACGGGAAAACTCCAAACAACCTATCTTGTAAACAACCTAGGCGATATTTTAATTCACCCCGATTTTGAGCTTACCAAAAACGGAATTAATGTGCGGGACTCAAAACTCTTTTTGGAGATGCGTGAAAAAGGAGATATGAACAGGCAGATCCTTTTTACCGACAAGGAAGGAAAAAAACAGTTCGGGGCTTATAAAAAACTTTCGATAGCAGATCTTGCCGTTCTTACCACGGCCGAGGCCGATAAGGTTTTGGAGCCCGTATTAAGATCAACCTTTAAAAACGTTACCTTGGGTGTTGCGGTTTTAGCGCTTGCAATCCTTCTTATCTGGTTTTTCTCAAAATCGATAAGTTCGCCTGTTAAGGTGCTCGCTGCCGCAGCCGGCGAAATCGAGCAGGGTAATTATGAGCTTGATCTAAAGGCTAAGACAAAGGATGAAATAGGTCTTTTAACAAAGAGCTTTGTCAGGATGGGCAAGGGTTTGGCTGAAAGAGAAAGGCTTAAGGACTCTTTCGGCCGCTTTATAAACAAGGAAATTGCAGAGCTTGCCATGAAAGGAGAGCTTGCACTCGGCGGCGAAACAAAGGAAACGACTATATTCTTCTCTGACATCCGATCCTTTACGGCTATTTCCGAAAAACTCGAACCGAATGAGGTTGTAGAGTTCTTAAATGAGTATATGACCCAGATGGTAGAATGTGTAAACGATACCCACGGAGTTGTAGACAAATTTATAGGAGATGCGGTTATGGCAGTTTGGGGTGCTCCCACAAGTGCAGGAAGTCCGAAAGAAGATGCCTTGAACTGTATAAGGGCTGCTTTAAGGATGAGGGCTGCCCTGATTATCTTTAATAGGGGAAGAGGCGGAGACAAAAAGCCTATTATCCGTATAGGATGCGGTATTAACTCAGGACCCGTTGTTGCCGGTCAGATAGGTTCAAAAAAGAGAATGGAGTACACGGTAATAGGAGATGCCGTGAACCTTGCATCCAGAACCGAAGCCTTAAACAAACCCTTGGGTACGGATATTCTTATTACCGAAAATACTTATAACCTTGTAAAAGATAAGGTCTTTGTTGAAGAAATGCCGTCCGTTACGGTTAAAGGAAAATCGGCTCCTTTAAGAATGTTTGCGGTTATAAATATGCCTGAAGAAACAGGTATTCCCGGTGCAGGAGAGAAAGGACCTAAGAGCTTGGCTCAAATTAGAGAAAAACTGGGAATTCCTACTCCGGATTTGAATAAGGTGGATTTAAATGAAGACGAAAAGAAATACAACATTCAAGCCCAAAACAAACAGTAA
- a CDS encoding FecR domain-containing protein encodes MKTKRNTTFKPKTNSKLLDLAVVAVSLLVIFFDLFLFVRELNRTFEHFDTPIAIVNYKYKTVQRKFKDRAVWDRPVQNSYLYDGDTIRTANEASATIHFLGDEEASNVVEVDSNTMVQIFGKKNKESELNLNSGSVSAKTANNNLRLKSDNADISIEKGSVLHVQKAGEESLRLAVEEGSVSFTGDKTGEKEILEAGSVLQQGKKAKLVMISPGKSTRLLNQSRDNFGLEIKFKWQSSFSNDEEIFLETSPLSNFSIDTKKYDVSGLKEFTLKHDSGALYWRLYSAKEGVESEETLSGKLTVIKAPAPAALLPESEKTFAYNANPPHIRFLWEGNELSSFYTVEIADNKEMKNPVISKNSGSESFTLSELTEGTWYWRVVPKYGFDSSFTAQASAVSVFYIKKTEEGEKPELLHMKSIMDTSKGKGLTFSWKPNLDAAKYRVKIARDKAMTDILIDNIVITSYIELKEASKFLPNGDYYMTVASLDAKDNEIGISDVAFFKTMDSEIILRSVFPPNDYNLLDALTGDTFFTWKTNFDSEQIFQVSNTKDFKKLTVNKTVKGLGTDGVSLPEGEWYWRVYSELDGKQYISEVKKLNVIPLLDKPDLSDAKKNIVIVPKHKSKFGWKPVEGADYYQVKLTDRTSDSVPLYEDLFALNTEIEIDMNKFEDGDYILNIQAFANAGLNSSRMFGLSQAHTFTAKHLQPVVLIKPAPGDKIDGIEAALNPSQAEWSSAHPPVGVEFILEKIGVRTPVFTLKDTGYKVQLPPLTAGRYRWKVRAETEDGFDISSKDYAAFTVLPIPPLAKAQFIFPKDKEVLGVSFFSANRSIVFKWKAVDKATHYILRVYNEKNRAILNTEIPAKGERDIVYEFKDIQRLSRGAFFVEVVAQRRLESGLTFQTGIVSKKRFDIDLPKKDNVETDETGVLYGR; translated from the coding sequence ATGAAGACGAAAAGAAATACAACATTCAAGCCCAAAACAAACAGTAAGCTCTTAGACCTCGCTGTGGTTGCAGTATCCCTGCTGGTTATATTTTTTGATTTGTTTTTGTTTGTAAGGGAGCTGAACAGAACCTTTGAACATTTTGATACACCGATAGCTATAGTTAATTATAAATACAAAACCGTTCAGCGTAAATTCAAAGACAGGGCAGTATGGGACCGTCCCGTTCAAAATTCTTATCTTTATGACGGGGATACTATAAGAACGGCTAATGAGGCCTCTGCAACCATTCATTTTTTGGGGGATGAAGAAGCAAGCAACGTAGTTGAAGTAGACTCGAATACTATGGTTCAGATTTTCGGTAAAAAAAACAAAGAATCCGAGCTTAACCTAAATTCGGGTTCGGTATCGGCAAAAACCGCTAACAATAATCTACGCTTAAAGTCGGATAATGCAGATATCAGTATCGAAAAAGGTTCAGTCTTACATGTTCAAAAGGCAGGTGAAGAAAGCCTTCGGTTGGCTGTAGAAGAAGGCTCCGTTTCTTTTACGGGAGATAAAACCGGAGAAAAAGAAATTTTAGAAGCCGGCTCTGTCTTACAGCAGGGAAAAAAGGCAAAACTGGTTATGATAAGTCCGGGTAAAAGTACGAGACTTTTAAATCAGTCGCGGGATAATTTTGGACTTGAAATTAAATTTAAGTGGCAATCTTCCTTTTCCAATGATGAAGAAATTTTTCTTGAAACCTCGCCTTTAAGCAATTTCAGCATAGATACAAAAAAATATGATGTAAGCGGCTTAAAGGAATTTACGCTTAAGCATGATTCCGGCGCTCTTTATTGGCGCTTATACTCGGCCAAGGAGGGCGTTGAAAGTGAAGAGACCTTATCGGGAAAACTTACGGTCATCAAGGCTCCGGCTCCTGCAGCCCTTTTGCCCGAATCGGAAAAGACCTTTGCTTATAATGCTAATCCTCCCCATATCAGATTTTTGTGGGAAGGAAATGAACTTTCTTCATTCTACACTGTCGAAATTGCAGACAATAAGGAAATGAAAAATCCGGTAATAAGTAAAAATTCCGGCTCCGAATCTTTTACCTTGTCAGAGCTGACGGAGGGAACATGGTATTGGCGCGTAGTTCCGAAATACGGGTTCGATTCTTCATTTACGGCCCAAGCTTCTGCAGTTTCGGTTTTTTATATCAAAAAAACCGAAGAGGGCGAAAAGCCGGAGCTTCTTCACATGAAAAGTATTATGGATACCTCGAAAGGAAAGGGTCTTACCTTTTCTTGGAAACCTAATTTGGATGCTGCAAAATACAGGGTAAAGATAGCCCGTGATAAGGCCATGACCGATATTCTTATAGACAACATCGTTATAACAAGCTATATAGAGTTAAAAGAAGCTTCAAAATTCTTGCCTAACGGCGATTACTATATGACGGTTGCCTCCCTTGATGCAAAGGACAATGAGATAGGTATAAGCGATGTTGCGTTTTTTAAAACCATGGATTCGGAGATTATTTTACGCTCCGTTTTTCCTCCTAATGATTATAATTTACTTGATGCCTTAACAGGAGATACCTTCTTTACATGGAAGACTAATTTTGATTCGGAGCAGATTTTTCAGGTTTCAAATACCAAGGATTTTAAAAAACTTACGGTCAATAAAACGGTTAAGGGTTTAGGAACTGACGGAGTCAGCTTGCCTGAAGGCGAATGGTATTGGCGCGTTTATAGCGAATTGGACGGAAAGCAATATATATCCGAGGTAAAAAAACTAAACGTAATACCTCTTCTCGATAAGCCTGATTTAAGCGATGCAAAGAAAAATATTGTAATCGTTCCAAAACATAAAAGTAAATTCGGCTGGAAGCCGGTTGAAGGTGCCGATTATTATCAGGTAAAACTTACAGACAGGACTTCGGATTCCGTTCCCTTATATGAAGACCTTTTTGCTTTAAATACCGAGATTGAAATCGATATGAATAAATTTGAAGACGGGGACTATATATTGAATATACAGGCTTTTGCAAATGCCGGCTTAAATTCGAGCCGAATGTTCGGTCTTTCGCAAGCCCATACCTTTACGGCAAAGCATCTGCAGCCTGTGGTACTTATAAAACCTGCACCGGGTGATAAGATTGACGGTATAGAGGCGGCTCTTAATCCTTCTCAGGCCGAATGGTCATCGGCTCATCCGCCTGTAGGAGTCGAATTTATTTTGGAAAAAATCGGTGTGCGGACTCCGGTGTTTACATTAAAAGATACTGGTTATAAGGTTCAGCTTCCTCCTTTAACGGCAGGAAGATACCGATGGAAGGTAAGGGCCGAAACGGAAGACGGTTTCGATATTTCATCCAAAGACTATGCAGCCTTTACGGTTTTACCGATTCCGCCCCTGGCTAAGGCTCAATTTATATTCCCAAAAGACAAAGAAGTTTTAGGCGTTTCGTTCTTTTCGGCAAACAGAAGTATAGTTTTTAAATGGAAGGCTGTTGATAAGGCAACTCATTATATTTTACGGGTATATAATGAAAAGAATAGAGCAATTTTAAATACCGAAATTCCGGCAAAGGGGGAGAGGGATATTGTCTATGAATTTAAAGATATTCAGCGCTTATCCCGCGGAGCCTTTTTTGTTGAAGTTGTTGCGCAAAGACGGCTTGAAAGCGGTTTGACTTTTCAAACCGGTATTGTTTCAAAAAAGAGGTTTGATATTGACTTACCCAAAAAAGATAACGTAGAAACGGATGAAACAGGAGTTCTTTATGGAAGATAA
- a CDS encoding nitroreductase family protein gives MKFDDFLDLMKKRQSCRSFDYSKPVSKEDLVSILEAGRLSPSACNSQPYEVFVAQGENSKIIAEAKMVSFNKFIDECNTFLVIAEDNYSLPAKIGSMIKKVDFKAIDIGILTANLVNAASALNLETCILGVFDEKRIQKLIDRRKRIRLVIALGYPKEGYPLREKTRKDFDDNMHFLG, from the coding sequence ATGAAGTTTGACGATTTTTTAGATCTTATGAAAAAGAGGCAAAGCTGCAGAAGCTTTGATTATTCCAAACCTGTCTCAAAGGAAGACTTGGTTTCTATTTTAGAAGCCGGACGGCTTTCGCCATCGGCCTGTAATTCCCAGCCCTACGAGGTCTTTGTTGCCCAAGGCGAAAACTCAAAAATAATAGCAGAGGCTAAGATGGTTTCATTTAACAAGTTTATTGACGAGTGCAATACTTTTTTGGTAATAGCCGAAGACAATTACAGCCTTCCTGCAAAGATAGGTTCAATGATAAAGAAGGTTGACTTTAAGGCAATAGATATAGGCATCTTAACGGCCAACCTTGTAAATGCAGCCTCAGCCTTAAATTTGGAAACCTGCATCCTCGGCGTCTTTGACGAAAAACGCATCCAAAAACTCATAGACCGAAGAAAAAGAATCCGCCTTGTCATTGCCCTGGGCTATCCCAAAGAAGGATACCCTTTAAGGGAAAAAACAAGAAAAGACTTTGACGATAACATGCACTTTTTAGGCTAA
- a CDS encoding leucine-rich repeat protein: MRKKLLLIAVISLVILAGCKQFLADIEKNFEYWASTVIVTDTVIPSAGTDADGYPCIKSDGDKEILIKIINPKNYRLQFPGDPGAPSDIAVFASGAIGSGPGTPPVHGTDYTLSPNGHGELKLTLKEAFLKKNEHGKADLNPSIKLYSTDGRNFGTHSFKLRVNTPPPKVEYKGCAKKDNVYVLVFEVPNMPEYPIEGTDRLHSDVDKVWIQKGHGASFEHPITLNGTTGFNSPVQPSGAPPFCLIKRDGTAALTSGDVEGVSLPVYPSHGSWFLYLKTDTPIKAGKTDYKVRIKDKKGLYSGEVTLSTPGNTIAPVTVTLVPTTGTTSVPDLSDENTSNAAYLITAKSGQNNVQLTMSTSTTTASLRCEVKKVGSDETVFSSTVSNPITVNLPVPTDSYEETYKAVIRATAAGLPQTTKTIYYKVRGRTITVKTWKELKEAVKNTEIDTIKVTTTITAAASGNNRGEIEVNRNSNETVTIKGGGTIDANEQNRIFLVQNANTLILNNLTLQNGKLDSGESGGAVRINNGGTLIINNVIIKDCKAVPGNGGGISSSGNFTMKGNSSIKDCNAVNGGAVYIVNGNFSMYDDAMITPSTGALANTPGENDVYLINNTKISMDSSLSQSGIVARITPQPYNTVTQVLAGSGLASGYEKFTVTDEPILNIGIQKWKIKNTGKLTKDAAVIPFDKLGTYLGSPHASAAEVNLIKVTGLTNENLKGTSTPTPGSPSDLGVVLNDNSDKQVSLILPERVEDLTDMSFCFYGCTSLIEVSGIPKGVENMGSCFRGCSNLTKVPVLPLSVKNMTSCFLDCTSLTQAPNIPVSVTNMSNCFRGCTSLIQAPIIQAKKVTSMEACFSDCTSLAQAPVIPASVKNMSYCFYGCTALAIGPDIPKDVNNMQKCFENCSSMRSVKLYCDYNSYNINGSPAFNNAFSGCSALEEGGIKVPSGQLGTYRSNATTMGTTANKFSGF; the protein is encoded by the coding sequence ATGCGTAAAAAGTTATTATTAATTGCAGTAATTTCACTTGTTATTTTGGCAGGGTGTAAACAGTTTTTAGCCGATATCGAAAAAAACTTTGAATATTGGGCATCAACGGTCATCGTTACGGATACCGTGATTCCTTCAGCCGGTACGGACGCTGATGGCTATCCTTGTATTAAAAGCGATGGGGATAAAGAAATATTAATCAAGATTATAAACCCGAAAAATTATAGGTTACAATTTCCCGGAGATCCCGGTGCTCCCTCGGATATTGCGGTTTTTGCAAGCGGAGCAATAGGCTCAGGCCCGGGTACCCCCCCCGTGCACGGCACAGATTACACCCTTAGTCCAAACGGACATGGCGAGCTTAAACTTACTTTAAAAGAAGCTTTTTTAAAGAAAAACGAACACGGTAAAGCAGACTTAAACCCTTCCATTAAACTTTACAGTACAGACGGAAGAAATTTCGGCACTCACTCCTTTAAGCTGAGAGTAAACACCCCGCCGCCCAAGGTTGAGTATAAAGGCTGCGCTAAAAAAGACAATGTTTATGTTCTTGTATTTGAAGTACCAAATATGCCGGAGTATCCAATAGAGGGTACGGACCGCCTGCATAGCGATGTTGACAAGGTATGGATACAAAAAGGACACGGAGCGTCCTTTGAACACCCAATTACGCTAAACGGAACTACGGGTTTCAATTCTCCTGTTCAGCCTTCAGGCGCTCCGCCTTTTTGCCTTATCAAGCGTGATGGTACTGCCGCATTGACATCTGGCGATGTCGAAGGCGTAAGTCTGCCGGTTTATCCTTCTCATGGTTCTTGGTTCTTGTACCTAAAAACCGATACACCTATAAAGGCAGGAAAAACCGATTATAAAGTTAGGATAAAAGACAAAAAAGGCCTTTATTCGGGAGAGGTTACACTATCCACCCCCGGAAACACCATAGCCCCCGTTACGGTAACTCTTGTTCCAACCACAGGAACCACTAGTGTTCCTGATTTAAGTGACGAAAATACTTCTAATGCTGCATATTTGATAACGGCCAAAAGCGGTCAAAATAATGTACAACTTACAATGTCGACAAGTACAACAACAGCCTCGCTAAGATGTGAAGTCAAAAAAGTAGGTTCCGACGAAACCGTATTTTCTAGTACCGTTAGTAACCCTATAACCGTCAACCTTCCTGTTCCTACGGATTCATATGAAGAGACCTACAAGGCCGTAATAAGGGCAACTGCCGCAGGACTGCCTCAAACTACAAAAACGATTTATTATAAGGTGCGCGGCAGGACAATTACGGTTAAAACATGGAAAGAACTAAAAGAGGCCGTAAAGAACACCGAGATAGACACAATAAAAGTTACTACCACAATAACGGCTGCTGCAAGCGGTAATAACAGAGGAGAAATTGAAGTAAATAGAAATTCAAACGAAACCGTAACCATAAAGGGAGGCGGAACAATCGATGCCAACGAGCAAAACCGCATTTTTTTGGTACAAAACGCTAACACGCTGATACTAAATAATCTTACACTTCAAAACGGAAAGCTTGACTCGGGAGAAAGCGGAGGTGCAGTGCGTATAAATAATGGAGGAACTCTCATTATTAACAATGTAATTATTAAAGACTGTAAGGCCGTACCCGGAAATGGAGGCGGTATTTCAAGCAGCGGTAATTTCACTATGAAAGGAAACTCCTCAATAAAAGATTGCAATGCCGTAAACGGAGGGGCCGTGTATATCGTAAACGGAAATTTTAGTATGTATGATGACGCAATGATTACCCCGTCTACAGGTGCTCTTGCAAACACACCGGGGGAAAACGATGTCTATCTTATCAACAATACAAAAATCAGTATGGACAGCTCGCTTTCTCAAAGCGGCATAGTTGCCCGAATAACGCCGCAGCCTTATAACACTGTCACACAGGTTTTGGCCGGATCGGGGTTAGCGTCAGGATATGAGAAATTCACCGTAACAGATGAGCCCATACTCAACATCGGTATACAAAAATGGAAAATAAAAAATACCGGTAAATTGACAAAAGATGCCGCAGTAATTCCCTTTGACAAATTGGGTACCTATCTTGGTTCTCCTCACGCTTCCGCTGCTGAGGTAAACCTTATAAAAGTAACAGGACTAACAAATGAAAACTTAAAAGGAACCTCCACACCTACTCCGGGTAGTCCGAGCGACTTGGGAGTGGTCTTAAATGACAACTCTGACAAACAGGTTTCATTGATACTGCCCGAAAGGGTAGAGGATCTTACCGATATGAGTTTCTGTTTTTACGGCTGCACAAGTTTAATCGAAGTCTCCGGTATCCCTAAAGGCGTTGAGAATATGGGCAGCTGTTTTAGAGGCTGTTCCAATTTAACCAAAGTCCCCGTTCTCCCTCTAAGCGTTAAGAATATGACCAGCTGTTTTTTAGACTGTACAAGTTTAACCCAAGCTCCCAATATTCCTGTAAGTGTTACGAATATGAGTAACTGTTTTAGAGGCTGCACAAGTTTAATCCAAGCTCCCATTATCCAGGCAAAAAAAGTTACGAGTATGGAGGCTTGTTTTTCCGATTGTACAAGTTTAGCCCAAGCTCCCGTTATCCCTGCAAGCGTTAAGAATATGAGTTACTGTTTTTACGGCTGTACGGCTTTAGCCATAGGTCCCGATATTCCTAAAGATGTTAATAATATGCAGAAGTGTTTTGAAAACTGCTCAAGTATGAGAAGCGTTAAGCTTTATTGTGATTACAATTCGTACAACATTAACGGTTCCCCGGCGTTTAATAATGCCTTTTCCGGCTGTAGCGCTTTGGAAGAAGGCGGCATAAAGGTTCCTTCAGGGCAGCTTGGCACTTACCGGAGCAATGCAACTACGATGGGAACAACGGCAAATAAGTTTAGCGGCTTTTAA
- a CDS encoding Rpn family recombination-promoting nuclease/putative transposase encodes MEKIFKITLRNDYAFKRIFGTEENKDVLQDLLECILDIPTENIAGLELMDKEFHKDSISDKSGVLDVKLRLKNNTIIDIEIQNRWNSEFVRRTIFYWAKMYTENLKTGEVYTKLPKCITINIVGEGFDLNNLIHSEYNVVEKHLNDKLSDELEIHFLNLAKVKEQDKNIEQDEKKKKLYNWLKFIETDDSEVRKMLAQESPVMAKANKTIEVMMQDPKEKWLYENRMKYEHDKASWKYVGYQEGIEAGIQQGLDKGAYEAKLETAKLMKLKNLDLSLIKEISGLSIEEIEKL; translated from the coding sequence ATGGAAAAAATCTTTAAAATTACGCTCCGCAACGACTACGCATTTAAGCGTATATTCGGCACTGAGGAAAACAAAGATGTCTTGCAGGACTTACTGGAATGTATTTTAGATATTCCAACTGAAAATATCGCGGGCTTGGAACTTATGGATAAGGAGTTTCATAAGGATTCAATAAGCGATAAAAGCGGTGTCTTAGACGTAAAACTACGCCTAAAAAACAACACAATTATCGACATCGAAATTCAAAACAGGTGGAACAGTGAATTTGTCCGGCGTACTATATTTTATTGGGCTAAAATGTACACGGAAAACTTAAAAACAGGTGAAGTGTATACAAAACTGCCTAAATGTATTACAATAAACATAGTGGGTGAAGGCTTTGATTTAAACAATCTTATTCACAGCGAGTATAATGTAGTTGAAAAACACTTAAACGATAAGCTTTCCGATGAGCTTGAAATCCACTTTTTAAACCTTGCCAAGGTTAAAGAACAGGATAAAAATATTGAGCAGGATGAAAAGAAAAAGAAACTTTATAATTGGCTGAAATTTATTGAAACCGATGACTCGGAGGTGAGAAAGATGTTGGCACAAGAATCGCCTGTGATGGCAAAAGCAAATAAAACGATAGAAGTCATGATGCAAGATCCAAAAGAAAAATGGCTTTATGAAAACCGAATGAAATACGAACATGACAAAGCTTCGTGGAAGTATGTAGGCTATCAAGAGGGTATAGAAGCAGGAATACAACAAGGTCTTGATAAAGGAGCTTACGAAGCCAAACTTGAAACTGCCAAGCTGATGAAGTTGAAAAATTTGGATTTAAGTTTAATAAAAGAAATATCGGGCCTTTCAATTGAAGAAATCGAAAAACTATAG